One Ranitomeya imitator isolate aRanImi1 chromosome 1, aRanImi1.pri, whole genome shotgun sequence DNA window includes the following coding sequences:
- the CTSL gene encoding procathepsin L produces MPAVPATHPAEATMTLYILAIGLCLATVLAAPTTDPALDQHWQQFLTFYSKSYRTQEAGWRRMLWEKNLKMIEMHNMEAAMGKHTHRLGMNNFGDMTTEEFRQVMNGYKHKPARKTGSTFMSPNNFEPPKSVDWRKEGYVTPVKDQGQCGSCWAFSATGALEGQLFRKTKKLVSLSEQNLVDCSRPEGNQGCNGGLMDQAFQYVLDNKGIDSEESYPYLGKDDQDCQYNPDNSAANDTGFTDITSGSEKDLMKAIASVGPVSVAIDAGHQSFQFYQSGIYYDPACSSTDLDHGVLAVGYGFQGEDVDGKKYWIIKNSWSEKWGDNGYVYIAKDRGNHCGVATSASYPLM; encoded by the exons ATGCCTGCAGTTCCAGCGACTCATCCAGCAGAAG CAACCATGACACTATACATACTTGCCATCGGGCTTTGTTTGGCTACTGTTCTTGCCGCTCCCACAACAGACCCAGCGTTGGATCAGCATTGGCAGCAGTTTCTGACTTTTTACTCCAAATCCTATAGAACG CAAGAAGCTGGCTGGAGGCGAATGTTATGGGAGAAAAACCTGAAAATGATTGAAATGCACAATATGGAAGCTGCAATGGGAAAGCACACTCACAGGCTCGGCATGAATAACTTTGGTGATATG ACTACAGAAGAATTCAGACAAGTAATGAATGGCTACAAACACAAGCCTGCCAGGAAAACTGGGTCCACTTTTATGTCACCAaacaactttgaaccccccaagagtGTTGACTGGCGTAAAGAAGGATATGTAACACCAGTCAAAGATCAG ggtcAGTGTGGGTCATGCTGGGCCTTCAGTGCCACAGGAGCTCTGGAAGGACAACTCTTTAGAAAGACTAAGAAGCTGGTGTCCCTAAGTGAGCAAAACCTCGTTGACTGCTCTAGACCAGAAGGCAATCAGGGTTGCAATGGAGGTCTCATGGATCAAGCCTTCCAGTATGTCTTGGACAACAAGGGCATTGATTCTGAAGAGTCTTACCCATACCTTGGCAAG GATGACCAAGACTGTCAATACAATCCTGATAACAGTGCTGCAAACGACACTGGCTTTACCGATATCACATCTGGCAGTGAGAAGGATTTGATGAAGGCCATCGCTTCAGTTGGCCCTGTGTCTGTTGCAATTGATGCTGGACACCAATCATTTCAGTTCTATCAGAGTG GTATATACTACGATCCAGCGTGCAGCAGCACAGATCTTGATCATGGTGTACTTGCTGTTGGCTATGGGTTTCAAGGAGAAGATGTTGATGGAAAGAAATATTGGATAATTAAAA